One Maribacter sp. HTCC2170 genomic window, TTACCAATAGATTGGATAGTGGTTTTAACGTTAGCAGTACTTGGCGTTATAATGCACCCAATGAGCTTTATTGGGATTTCCCGGTGATTCAAGGAAACCAACAATCCATGCATTTTGCATATTTATTCAATTGGGTCAAAAAACCATGGCTGACCCAAAAATGGAGCCGGGATATCATGGATCGTTATTATGGTTTTGGAATTTCCAATGCCTATTTGGGCGATGAGGATCAGGGGCAAATGAGTGCTTGGTTCGTAATGTCTTCACTCGGGCTTTTTCAAACTGATGGAGGCACAAGGGTCAATCCTATTTATGAAATTGGAAGTCCTTTGTTCGAAGAAGTAACAATTGATCTTGGCCAACTATATGGGCGAGGTAAGTCTTTTACAATTTTGGCAGAGAATACCTCTTTCCACAATAAGTATGTGCAAAAAGCAATGCTAAATGGGGTTGAATTGAACAATTTTTGGGTTCCATCCAGTGAACTTTTAAAAGGGGGAAAACTCGTATTGACTATGGGCCCTGAGCCTAATTTTAAATGGGGAACCGCGGTATTGCCTATAAGTCCGAAAAATATAGAAGAATGAAACAGATTATCGCCTTTCTAATTATATTATTATGTTTTGCGAGTTGCAAAGACAATAAAGAACTACAGCAGCAAAAACCATTACACGATTTAGTTCAATACGTAGATCCGCAGATTGGCTCAGTACACGGCCGATGGTTCTTTTACACTCCTGCAGCTCGTCCATTCGGAATGGCCAAATTGGCACCTCACACCAACGCCTATAACAGCCAAGGTGGGTGGGGACCTACGGGATACGACGATAGGCATACTTCAATAGAGGGTTTTGGTCATTTTCACGAGTTTCAGATTGGTGGTTTGGTTTTTATGCCAACTGTTGGGGAATTAAAAACGGTACCCGGCACTTTGGAGGATCCAGATATAGGTTACAGATCTCGATTTTATAAAAAAGATGAAACGGCCGAACCAGGATACTATAAGGTAAGATTAAAGAATTATAACATAAAAGCAGAGATTACAGCAACTGAGCGTGTGGGGTACCACCGGTATACTTTCCCTAAAACCAAAGAAGCGAATGTAATCATTGATATTGGACACAAGCAGGGAGAAAGTAGTGATGTGGTTTCAGCACATGCAAAATTGGTGAATGATACCGAAATAGAAGGATATATCGAAACCAATCCCGAATACGCAAAGTTTTGTGACCCTGGTAAAACGGTAAAAATGTATTTCGTTGCCAGACTTGGCAAAGAAGCTCTTCAAATGGGGAGCTTCGTAAATGAAATAAGGCATGAAGGTGCGGTAGAGACCATTGGAACTGATAATGGCCTTTACTTGACATTCAATATGGAAAAAGATAGTGTGCTTGAAATCCAGACTGGATTAAGCTATACTTCCATCGCCAATGCACGTTTAAATTTAAAGACTGAAACCAATGGAAAGACCTTTGAATCGGTAAAACAGGAGTCTAAGGATGATTGGAACAAGAAACTGAATAAAATCGTTGTGGAAGGAGGTAAAAAGGAAGACAGGGTAAAGTTCTATACTGGCTTGTATCATGCTCTATTGGGACGCGGACTATCAAATGATGCGAACGGGGATTATCCTTTATCTGAAGATAAAATTGGGCATACCGCATTAAATGAAAAGGGTAAACCTAAATACAATCATTACAATACGGACGGTATTTGGGGAGGTTTTTGGAATTTGAGCCAAGTATGGGCATTGGCCTATCCTGACTATTTTAGTGACTATATACAATCAAATATCGATTTCTACAAAGATACGGGCTGGCTGCATGATGGCACAGCAAATGGAGTTTTTACAAATGGTGTTCAAACTAATTTTCAAGGATTATTATTGGCTTCGGCGTACAATGTTGGGATTCGGGATTTTGATGTGAAAACAGGTTATGAAGCTGCGTTAAAGAATGAATTGGAATACAACGGACGCAACTTGGGGAATGGTAAATATGACCTGAGCTATTTTGTCAAAGACAAGTATGTGCCTTATAAGGATACCATAATCTCAAACGGATGGGTTTTCAATTTTGGAGCTTCCCATACTTTGGAATATAGCTTTAGTTCCTATGCCGTGGCTCAGATGGCAAAGGATAAAAAGGATGAGGTCAACTACGAGAAGTTGATGAAGCAGGCAGATTATTATAAGAACCTATTTGACCCAGTTACTAAATTCATTAGGCCCAAATTGAAGAATGGCTCCTTTATCAAGGATTTTGATCCAATGAAAGGCTGGGATGGTTTTCAAGAAGGAAATGCCTATCAATTCACATGGTATGTTCCCCAAGATCCTAAAGGACTAATTGATTTAGTAGGAAAACCACTTTTTAATGAGCGTTTGGAAACCATGTTCAACGACGCACAGAAAAGTATGTTTGGCGGTGGGTCGGAAGAAATACATAGTTTTTCTGGAGTCGAAAAATTATACAATCATGGGAATCAACCCTGTCTGCATAACCCTTGGCTGTTCAATTATTCAGGAAAACCCTGGTTGACTCAAAAATGGGTTCGTACCATTTGTAATGAGTTTTACGGTACGGAACCATTGCATGGGTATGGTGTAGGACAAGATGAAGATCAGGGACAACTGGGGGCTTGGTATGTAATGGCTTCCTTGGGATTGTTTGATGTTCAGGGCCATACCTCTGCGAACCCTTCCTTTCAATTTGGAAGTCCGTTATTTGAAAGGATCACCATCCAATTGGATAATGACTATTACGAAGGAAAAGAACTTGTACTTGAAACCAAAAATCAAAGTCAGGAGAATTTATACATCCAGTCGCTTTCATTTAATGGAAAACCAGTGAACAATAATTGGATGTATCGCAAAGAACTTATAAATGGAGGAAAACTTATTTTTGAATTAGGCCCTGAACCTAACAAGCAATGGGGTATAGAAGTGCTGCCTCCCTCAATGTCAAATGAAAAATAACAGAAGATGAACAAACTATTGATTTTCGTTTTTGGACTCCTATTAATGGGATGTGCCGAGCAAAAAAAGGAAGAGAATGAATTAGCCAATAAAATTTTGGCTAATGAACAATTTAAAGATGTAAAAAGTAGGGCAATAGCGGTGGTGAAAACTGGATTCAATGCAGGTGATGGCTATCGTGAGGTCTGGATAAGGGACTATAATACTTTTATAGAGCTTTCGGCTGAAGTCTATCCTGCTGAGGAATTAAAAGAAAATCTTCTTGTGTTTTTCCGTATGCAGGGTGATGATGGGAATATTCTTGACGGATTTACACCTGCAGAAAAAATATCGAAAGAGGAGACCGACTTTAGTTATTTTGAATTGGAACCGCGTTATGCCGGACACAAAAACACGGTAGAAACAGATCAGGAAACCTCATTGATTCAAACGGTATACAAATATGTACAATCAACCGGAGATGAATCTATTCTTGATGTTCAAGTTGGGGATAAAACTGTGGCCCAACGTATGGAAAGGGCAATGCAGTTTCTAATGAATGAACGATTTTCTACTGAATATGGTTTAATATGGGGTGCAACCACTGCCGATTGGGGCGATGTACAACCAGAACATGGTTGGGGTGTTGATATTGATGAGAACACGCACAGGGCAATAGACATTTATGACAATGCCATGTTCATAATAGCTCTCGATAATATGATTGAGCTATTGCCAGATGTAAGAGAAAAATGGCTTCCTATTCGTCATAAATTGGCTAAAAATTCTAGAAAACACCTTTGGGATGGAAACGACAAAAAATTCATTCCTCATATATACTTGGATGGCAGTCCGTTCCCTGAAGATTTCAATGAAAGTGAAATCTATTATTTCGGGGGCACAGCAATCGCTATTGAAGCCGGGTTATTATCTGAAGATGAGATCAATGTTTCTATAAAAGAAATGATATCAAGGGTAAAACAAGCAGGGGCCGCTTCCATAGGGTTAACCTTGTACCCACCATATCCAGATGGGTACTTTGTAAACCAAATTATGAATCCAGAATACAGCTATCAAAATGGAGGTGATTGGACGTGGTTTGGCGCTAGGATGATTAGCCAATTGGTAAAAAATGGCTTTATCAAGGATGCCTACGAGCAGTTATTACCTATGACGGAAAGAGTAGTAACTAATGACGGGTTTTATGAATGGTACACCAAAGAGAACGAACCTAAAGGATCGGGTACTTTCAGGGGTTCTGCCGGGGTACTGTATACAGCCATTCTTCAATTGGAGGAGTGGGCCAAATCTCAAAACAAATAGTTGATTTTATGAATTTCAAATTAAATCATAACAGCCCAATTCCTCTACATGCACAAATTGAAGCATATTTAAGGGATTTAGTAAAACAGGATGAATATTGCGAAGGGAAAAGGTTTTTACCCAAAGAAGTGACCCTTGCTAAAAGATTGGGGGTTTCTAGGAATACGGTGCGACAGGCGGTCAATACCTTGGTAAATGAGCATTTGATTGAACGTAAAAAAGGGGTTGGCACCAAAGTGGTCAATAAAAAAATAGCCACTAAACTTGACAATTGGATCAGTTTCACAAAAGAAATGCGCAAACAAGGGATTGAAGTGGTCAATTACCTCGTAACTGTTTCATTGGTCAAAGCCCCAGAAGAAGTATATGAAGCCTTATCTGTTTCTAAGGAGAAGAAATTATGGAAGCTGGAAAAAATTCGGGGATCAAAAGATGCCAAATATTTGTATTCCGTATCCTTTTTTCATCCAAGAGTAGGTATTACTGGGAATGAGGATTTTGTATTGCCATTGTATGAGGTGTTGGAAGTCGAGCATGATATTCTGGTAGCTACTTCCAAAGAAAAGATAAGTGCCATAAAAGCAGATAAAACCCTTAGTTCAATTCTCGAACTCACAACCAATATGCCAATATTGAAACGAGAGCGATTAGTATGTGATCCAGGAGATAGACCAATAGAATATAACATTGTTTATTATCATACAGACTATTTTACATACGATATTGAAATTAAAAGAGAATTCTAAATCAAAATAATTATGAAAAAAGATATAGCCATTGGAGTTGATGTTGGCGGAAGTCATATTGTTAGTGCTGCCGTGAACCTGAAAACCAATGAAATAATTCTGGCGACCACTCATTCTGTCAAAGTAAACAACAAGGAATCCAAGGATGTTGTATTAGAAAACTGGAGCAGAGCTATTAACGAGACCATTGAAAGTGCTGGGATTGTAAATACAACTAATATTGGGTTTGCTATTCCAGGACCTTTTAATTACAAAAGCGGAGTGGCGATGTTCGAAGGTGATAATGACAAATATGAGAGCTTGTATAAAGTTTCGATACCCGAAGAATTACCTAAATATATCAATAGTGATGAAGTTGATTTAAGATTTTTAAACGATGCTACTTCCTTTGGTGTTGGCGTATCAAAACAAGGAAAAGCGAAATTGTATAGCAAAGTGATTGTTGTAACGTTGGGCACGGGGTTTGGTTCTGCTTTTATCGAAAATGGCATCCCGCAAGTACATAGTGATGAAGTACCCGAGGGAGGATGTTTGTGGGATAAACCATTTAAATCTGGTATTAGTGATGACTATTTTTCTACGCGATGGTGCATAAACAGGTACGAGGAGCTTACAGGGGAAAAGTTACTAGGTGTTAAAGAGGTGGCAATGGTGAATAATCCTCATTCAAAAGCAGTTTTTGACGAATTTGGTTTGAACATGGCAACGTTCATGATGCCTTTTATTGAAAGGTTCAAAGCGGATATTATTGTAATGGGAGGTAATATTTCAAAGGCAAGCGAGCTATTTCTACCGACTTTTGAAAAGAAAATGTTGGATTATGGGTCACGGGTTGAAATTGAAATATCGAACTTAATGGAAGATGCCGCTATATTGGGTAGTGCTAAGCTATTTGACCCTGTTTTTTGGCAATCGGTGAAAGACGAATTACCTGAACTTTAAATCAATAAAGATGACTTCAAAAAAAATCGAGGTTAGCAAACTGTTTCCGGTCTTCCTAACATTTATTGTCATGGGCTTTGTTGATATTGTTGGGGTTTCAACAGGATACGTGCAGAAAGATTTTGGTCTTTCAGATTCTATGGCACAGTTTATTCCTTCAATGGTTTTTATATGGTTTTTTGTTTTTTCAATCCCTGTAGGAATCCTTCAAGATAAACTTGGTAAAAAGAAAATGATGAACATTGGGATCATCATTACAATTTTAGGAATGTTGATTCCTTTCCTGCATTATTCTTTTGAGGTGATATTAATCGCTTTTGTGTTTATGGGTATAGGTAATACCATTGTACAGGTGGCGGCAAGCCCTTTACTGCAAGAAGTATCATCTAAAAACAAACTCTCTAGTTTTTTAAGCCTTTCCCAGTTTATAAAGGCCATAACTTCTTTAACGGGACCAATTATTGCTACCTATTTGGCCATAACCTATGATAATTGGATATTGGTATTTCTCATATATGCCATAATATCATTAGTAAATCTACTTTGGCTTTCCTTGACTAAGATTGATGAAAATATAAAATCTGAAGCGCCAGCAACATTCGGTTCATGTATGGCATTACTGACCAATAAATTTGTACTGACCATGGTAATTGCAATTTTTCTTATTGTCGGTGCAGATGTGGGTATGAACACTAATATTCAGGCTTTTTTGATGAAAATTCACGGACTTACTTTGGAAAATGCCTCCTATGGGATAAGTGTTTATTTTACTGCATTAATGATCAGTAGGTTTACTGGGGCCATTTTGTTACAGTATTTAAAACCGATGTTTTTTTTGGTGACCACCACGGTTTTATCCATTATCGGTACTACGGCGATTATGTTTTCTGCTACCGAGGTAATGGCCTATATATCAATATTTATTGTGGGACTAGGTGCTGGCAATCTTTTCCCTTTGGTGTTTTCTATGGCTATTAATAAAATGCCCACAAGATCAAATGAGATATCGGGTCTATTGATAATGGCAATTGTGGGAGGAGCTATAATTCCGCCTATTATGGGTTTTGTAAGCTCGTACTCGGGAATATTGGGAAGTCTTACTGTTCTTGGTTTATGCTTTGTCTATTTGCTTATTATTCCATTTTCCATGAAGAAAGAAAATACATAACATGATTAAATAGCCTTCTTAGCACAATAATGCCCTATTAATTCTAAGGGTGTTTGGTTTGATTTGTATATTTTTAGCGGTAAAGACCGTTCAATAATGATAGAAATAGAACGCAAGTTTTTGGTTAAATCTGATGAGTTCAAAAATGAAGCAACTTCGAAAAGAAGAATTGTCCAAGGTTTTTTGAATACCCATCCCGAAAGAACAGTACGCGTAAGAATCAATGAGGACATAGGATATTTGACAATAAAGGGAAAATCAAATGAAGAAGGTACTTCTCGTTTTGAATGGGAGAAGGAAATAGATTTACAAGAAGCAGAAGCCTTATTGGGCTTGTGCGAGAAATCAGTTATCAATAAAATGAGGTATGAAATACCTGCAGGAAAATATATCTTTGAGGTAGATGAGTTTTTTGATGACAATAAAGGTCTTATAGTTGCCGAAATCGAATTGCAAAACGAAAATGATGAATTTGACCGACCAGACTGGTTAGGAGAAGAAGTAACGGGTCAGGTTAAATATTACAATTCACTATTGAGCAAAGCACCTTTTAAAAAGTGGTAAGATGAAATATACTCTATGCTTGTTGACTTTATGTGTTTTTGTGTCTTGTAAACAAGAGCAAAGTGCTGTAACTGAAGTTGATGAAATAGTTGAAGTAGTGAAAGAAAAATCAGTTCGGGAAATTAATGAAGAGTTGATTAAAAAAGGGTATAAAACATTTGATTTTGTGGATGAGGTTACTAAAGACACTATGTTGATGCAACAGTATTTTATAGCTTTTCTTAAAAGAGGTCCTAACCGTTCACAGAATAAAGCTGAGAGTGATAGTCTACAAACTATGCATATGGAGCATTTAGGAAGAATGTACGAGGAAGGTTATGCCGATATTTCTGGTCCATTTGGTGATGATGGTGATATTCGTGGTATCACGATTTATAATACTCCGACCTTGGAAATAGCCGATAGCCTTGCCAATATGGACCCTATGGTAAAAGCGGGTCGTTTGGTAATAGAAATTCATCCTTGGTGGGCAGCAAAGGGTTTTCCCTTGCGCTAATAGTTATTGGGCTAGGATTCCTTTTTTGTCCAATAGTGGGATTTTGGCCAATGCTTTTTCGGTTACTGAACCTTTTGGAAAAAGGAACTTTTTTTCAAACAATGTACCATCTACATAATAGGTTAAATGAAACTCATTGTTTAGTTGGAGTACCTCGTTTTGAACGAATTCTATTTTTTGAAAGGATTGGGCATCCAAAGCTTCCATACTGTGGCGCATTAAAGCAGTTTTGGTTTCTCCATCATGACCTTTAGAGACAATGAAAACCATTTCAATGGTATTTGATCCATTATTTAAAAGATACGCATTCCATTCATCGGTCTTGAATTCATCATTCCATTCTAATACCATAGCTATATGAATATCTTTAACTACGGGTATTTCAATATCTTTTTTCAATAAGAAAAAGTTATAGGGTGCTTTTAAATTGCTCTAAGAAACGAACATCATTTTCACTCAATAATCGAATATCAGATATTTGATGAAGTAATAAGGCAATACGATCTATTCCCATCCCAAAGGCAAAACCTGAATACTCGTTTGAGTCTATCCCACAATTTTCCAGTACGTTTGGATCAACCATACCACAGCCCATTATTTCTAACCAACCGGTCCCTTTGGTCATCTTATAATCGGTTTCAGTCTCGAGTCCCCAGTAAACATCAACTTCTGCACTTGGTTCGGTAAATGGGAAGTATGATGGTCTTAGCCTGATTTTTGATTTCCCGAACAACTCAGTTGTGAAAAACTGTAGGGTCTGCTTAAGATCTGCAAAAGAAACATCCTTGTCAATATATAAACCTTCCACTTGATGAAAAAAGCAATGTGAACGAGCAGATATGGCCTCGTTTCTATAAACCCTTCCAGGAGAAATCGTTCGGATTGGAGGTTTGTTGTTCTCCATATAACGCACCTGAACGGATGAAGTATGCGTTCTTAATAAGATATCTGGATCGGTTTGAATGAAGAATGTGTCCTGCATATCCCTTGCTGGATGATATTCAGGAAGGTTTAAAGCTGTAAAGTTATGCCAATCATCTTCAATTTCGGGCCCCTCTGAAACATTGAAGCCTATTCTTGAAAAAATGTCGATAATCTGGTTCTTTACAAGAGAGATAGGATGCCTTGAGCCTAATGCCATTGCTTCACCTGGCCGGGTTAAATCCCCATAAATACTAGCCTCGTCCGTTTTGTTCTCCAATGTATCTTTTAAGGAATTAACTCTTTCCGTGGCCGAAATCTTCAACTTGTTTATTGTTTGGCCAAATTCCTTTTTTTGCTCGTTGGGAACGTTTTTAAACTCAGCAAAAAACTCATTGAGAAGACCTTTTTTCCCCAAATATTTAATTCGAAAAGCCTCTAAAGCTTCATTAGATTCAGCTTTGAAATTTTCAACTTCAGCAATATGTTCCTTTATCTTATCGATCATGATACAAAACTAAGAGGACAAATTTAAAACAATCTATGAAGTATAGCCACTCAAAGGCATAAAAAACCGCGTCTTTATCGAGGACACGGTTTATTTGCTGTTAAAACTATATTCTAGTGTTTATAATCTACATGTTCTTTAATCCACTTGGCACAATCCTTAAAAGTATCGAAAATATGTTCTTCAGGAATAAAATCAGGAATAATGTCAATACGTTCCATCATATATCTGGGCTGTCTCAATAGGTCAACAAAAAGTACGGTAATATCTTTTTTGTTGAGTTCTTGCAAAACATCTTCCATGGCATATAGACCAGACTGATCCATATATTGCATTCTATCAAGTCGAATGATAGTATAGGATGCGGTACTAGGAATCTGATTTGCCAGTTGTTGAAATTCACTAGTTGTTCCAAAGAATAAAGGCCCTTTAATGTGTTTAATAAAGACTTCTTCTTCAAACTCTTTTGGAAAATCTGCTTCATCGGCCCATCCTTTCTCTTTACCCAATGACTTTACCTCTGAGCGCTCAGCGGTAAGATCACCAAGTTTCTTCATGAACATTAAGGAGGCAATCACCAATCCAATACCCACTGCGTATACGAGATTCCAAAAAGTGGAAAGTACCAATACCACAATCATTACGACTACCTCAGAGCTTAGCTTTAATGGCCCTAACTTTATATCTTTTGGTAAATTGGGAATAGCTTTTAGTCCTTTATAATCCATCACCGCTATACCTACGGTTATTAAAATACCCGCTAAAACAGCGGCTGGAATTTGTGATGCTATTGGCCCCATTGCTAGTAGAATCACTAATAAAAGAATCCCAGCAACCATTCCGGATAATCTGGTCTTTCCGCCTGAATTAATGTTTACTACTGTTCTTATGGTTGCACCGGCTCCAGGAATTCCACCAAAAATACTGGCGATTGTATTTCCTATTCCCTGACCAATCAACTCCTTATTTGGTTTGTGCTTGGTTTTAGTCATATTATCAGCAACAACCGATGTTAATAACGAATCGATAGCTCCTAAGAGTGCGAGGGTTAGAGCCGTGAATATATAGGGAGAAATGGATCCAAACTCAAACGCTGTGAATATCTCCAAATTGGGCATTGGAAAACCTTCTGGGATTTTTTCAATTGTTCTGTAATCAAGTCCAAAACCATAAGCAACTCCTGAAACCAGTATCAATGCAACAAGCGTACTAGGTACTGTTGTGGTGATGCGCTTAAATCCATAAATAATTAGAATGGTCGCAAGAGCAAGACCGAGTTCGAGCCAATTTATATTTTTCAAAGCTCTGGGCAAGACCTTAATAGCACCCAAAACACCTGAAGCTTCCTTAGCTGCCAAAGTCTTCGATTCTTCCCAAATGGTTGTTTCAGTTACTTCGTCGGCCCTTGAGATGGTTTCTTTAAAATCTTCCAGTACGAGAATACCTTCTCCAGCTTCATCTTTAAGGATGTTTTCTAAAATCAATTCTTCAGCCTGAGGTTTAAAGGGTTCAACCCAAGAATCATCTTCTTTCGGATAGTACCCTAAAGCAGGCATAATCTGGGTGATAAGTATAATAACACCTATTGCTGTCATAAAACCTGAAACCACGGGATAAGGAATGTATCTAATGTATTTTCCAATACCCAAAAGACCTAAACCTATTTGCATTAAACCTGCCAATAAGAATATTGTCAAGATAGCTGGGAGTGCTTTTTCAACACTGCCGTCATAAACAGCAATAATACCAGCAATGACCACCATACTTACTGCGGTCATTGGTGCAGTTGGGCCGGAAATTTGAGTGTTTGTACCCCCAAACAAAGCGGCGAAAAAACTAATGAATATTGCGCCATAAAGACCTGCACTAGGCCCTAGACCTGAACTTACACCAAATGCAAGTGCCAAGGGGAGGGCAACAATTCCTGCAGTGATTCCTCCTAGAAGATCACCTTTAAAATTTGAAAATAAATTTTTCATTTTACAGATTGAATTTGATTATAGTAAGACAACTTTACCTGTAGAAAGGTGATATACGCCGCCTACAATATTGATTTCGCCATTGACTTCCATTTCTTTAAGAATTGGACTCTTTTCACGAATTCTTTCAATAGAAAGTGCAACGTTATTTTCTACGGTTTTTGCTACAAATTCACTGTTTGAAGAACTGGCTTCACCCTCAACTTGGTCTGATGTTTGTTTTACTGCAGGCAGAATGTTTCCTAACATTGAGGTGATGTTTCCTAATTCAACACCGTCGATAGCAGCTTTTACTGCACCACAGGATTCATGGCCCAATACCAACACCAGTTTACTACCAGCAGCTTTACAAGAGTATTCAAGGCTTCCTAAAATGTCGGTGTTTTCAAAATTTCCGGCAACGCGTGCAACGAAAACATCACCGATACCTTGGTCAAAAATGGTTTCTACAGGAACTCTGGAGTCAATACAAGATAAAACCACAGCTTTGGGGAATTGTCCACCGACGGTTTGGTTTCTTTGACTTTCAAGATCCCTGGATTCCATTTTCGTTTCAATGAATCTTTTATTCCCATCCATTAAATCAATTAGCACACCATTTGGTGTTAAGGATGATTGTGTTGCTTTATCTAGTGCTTTATGTATCATTTCAATAGTTTTAAATTGGTAAATAGTAAAATCCCCTATAAGATATATAAGGTAAGAACTTCAAATTGAACAGATGAAGTATTATTATAAAACTAACTTAATTCCGGGGGGGGAAGAAAAATGTTCAATGTAGGGCCATAACACTCCTCAAGATAGAATGTGTTGTTTCCAGATTTACTTACTGAATAAGAAGAAAGGGAATTATTCCAAATGTGATAAAAGGTGTCTTTATCACTACTTTCTTTTTCACCTTCCTTATTTTCTTTTTGGTTGTCGTCCTCATTTTGGTCCAAGACCAACTCCATTTTATTATCAGAATCAATTAAGGAAATAACCGAAGGGGCCACAATGCTTGTTGCAAGAAAAATAGAAAGAACAATTTGCAAAAAGAGTTTCATTGTTGGCTATTCTTGAATTTCGGCTAAAATAATGGACTTTCCTTTAAATAGCGTTAAAGAAAGACTAAAAATCCTTTAACAGTTTAATACTTTCTGAAGTAACCCAGCCGGT contains:
- a CDS encoding SulP family inorganic anion transporter, whose product is MKNLFSNFKGDLLGGITAGIVALPLALAFGVSSGLGPSAGLYGAIFISFFAALFGGTNTQISGPTAPMTAVSMVVIAGIIAVYDGSVEKALPAILTIFLLAGLMQIGLGLLGIGKYIRYIPYPVVSGFMTAIGVIILITQIMPALGYYPKEDDSWVEPFKPQAEELILENILKDEAGEGILVLEDFKETISRADEVTETTIWEESKTLAAKEASGVLGAIKVLPRALKNINWLELGLALATILIIYGFKRITTTVPSTLVALILVSGVAYGFGLDYRTIEKIPEGFPMPNLEIFTAFEFGSISPYIFTALTLALLGAIDSLLTSVVADNMTKTKHKPNKELIGQGIGNTIASIFGGIPGAGATIRTVVNINSGGKTRLSGMVAGILLLVILLAMGPIASQIPAAVLAGILITVGIAVMDYKGLKAIPNLPKDIKLGPLKLSSEVVVMIVVLVLSTFWNLVYAVGIGLVIASLMFMKKLGDLTAERSEVKSLGKEKGWADEADFPKEFEEEVFIKHIKGPLFFGTTSEFQQLANQIPSTASYTIIRLDRMQYMDQSGLYAMEDVLQELNKKDITVLFVDLLRQPRYMMERIDIIPDFIPEEHIFDTFKDCAKWIKEHVDYKH
- a CDS encoding carbonic anhydrase family protein, which produces MIHKALDKATQSSLTPNGVLIDLMDGNKRFIETKMESRDLESQRNQTVGGQFPKAVVLSCIDSRVPVETIFDQGIGDVFVARVAGNFENTDILGSLEYSCKAAGSKLVLVLGHESCGAVKAAIDGVELGNITSMLGNILPAVKQTSDQVEGEASSSNSEFVAKTVENNVALSIERIREKSPILKEMEVNGEINIVGGVYHLSTGKVVLL